The following proteins come from a genomic window of Alnus glutinosa chromosome 10, dhAlnGlut1.1, whole genome shotgun sequence:
- the LOC133879597 gene encoding receptor-like protein 56, which translates to MKQYWRMEWPLLKILLWGLLVFLQIHGHTAACLQEERIALLELKAFLESNIIHADADDHHLLPSWINDAKSDCCGWERVTCNSTSAHVIKLSLYNLKKEDPYNNRWLLNVSLLVPFKELTTLNLSGNAIRGCLPNEGFKSLSRLENLETLDLSHNNFNISIIELLSAVKSIMNLNLASNRIEGSFSTKGFESLSRLENLETLDLSHNNFTKSVIELLSAVKSLKNLNLASNRIKGSFPPKGLSNFSRLEILDLNGNSFTGSISPHIGALSSLKAISLGYNDLNGTLPEEFCKLNKLEELDLHGNLFEGILPPCLNNMTSLRLLDICLNQFAGDISSNLIAIPTSLEYIDLSYNLFEGLLSFSLFANHSKLEVIMLVNNNSKVEIETENSLGWDHLSFQSLKVIVLRDCNLNKPTGNVPKFLFDQHELEIVDLSHNKLKGNFPNWLLENNTGLQELNLRNNSFVGQIHLPPNRYKSISFMDFSDNCLDGQLQENIGKITPCIKYLNLSQNLIEGYLPSSIGDMRYLEYLDLSSNNFSGELPTELFATCTSLNLLNLGNNQFTGTIPGWIGNMTRLLTIVLSNNSFEGQVPCGLESVQLVDLSHNSLSGSLPYCLNLRFVEHLHLQGNKLTGPIPKAIFNSSSLSTLDLRDNSFFGSIPDEIGALYNLRILLLRGNYFSGIIPNQLCWLNKIDIMDLSKNSLSGTIPHCFHNMSFGNIDDLVYYRFPSMSWFIGLGSTFQRLQEWNWEGDNMVMWIEYDDPVEVEFVTKRRSNSYSGYILNYMAGLDLSCNKLTGTIPPELGELSSIRALNLSYNQLTGSIPQKISYLDKLESLDLSHNNLSGEIPSVLIDMNFLGVFTVAYNNLSGKVPDMKAQFATFDNSSYEGNPFLCGQPLENRCTKIDESHPSPTKSSNASEGKWYEIDPQVFFASFTASYIVFFLGVATLRYIRLYWQ; encoded by the exons atgaaacaatattGGAGAATGGAGTGGCCTTTACTGAAAATCTTGTTGTGGGGTTTACTTGTATTTCTTCAAATTCATGGACACACAGCTGCCTGCCTCCAGGAAGAAAGGATTGCTCTGCTGGAATTGAAGGCGTTTCTGGAATCCAATATTATTCATGCTGATGCAGATGATCACCACCTTCTTCCATCATGGATTAACGACGCAAAGAGTGATTGTTGTGGTTGGGAGAGGGTCACATGCAACTCCACCTCCGCTCACGTGATCAAGCTTTCCCTCTACAACTTAAAGAAAGAAGATCCTTATAACAACCGTTGGTTGCTAAACGTGTCCCTGTTGGTGCCTTTTAAGGAGCTAACAACTCTTAATCTATCCGGCAATGCAATTCGTGGTTGCCTACCAAACGAAG GTTTTAAAAGCTTGTCAAGATTGGAGAACTTGGAGACCTTAGATCTTAGTCACAACAATTTCAACATAAGCATCATAGAATTACTCAGTGCAGTCAAATCCATTATGAATCTTAATCTTGCTTCGAATCGGATAGAAGGATCATTTTCTACCAAAG GTTTTGAAAGCTTGTCAAGATTGGAGAACTTGGAGACCTTAGATCTTAGTCACAACAATTTCACCAAAAGCGTCATAGAATTATTGAGTGCAGTCAAATCCCTTAAGAATCTGAATCTTGCTTCGAATCGGATCAAAGGATCATTTCCTCCCAAAG GTTTGTCTAATTTTAGTCGGTTGGAGATTTTAGATTTGAATGGAAATTCTTTCACTGGAAGTATTTCTCCACATATCGGGGCACTATCTTCTCTAAAGGCTATATCATTAGGTTATAATGACCTTAATGGCACTTTACCAGAAG AGTTTTGCAAACTGAACAAACTTGAAGAGTTAGACCTTCATGGTAATTTATTTGAAGGGATCCTTCCACCATGCCTAAACAATATGACGTCTCTTAGATTGTTAGATATATGTCTTAACCAATTCGCTGGAGACATCTCTTCAAATCTGATAGCCATCCCGACATCACTTGAGTACATTGATCTGAGTTATAATCTTTTTGAGGGCCTATTGTCATTCAGCTTATTTGCTAATCACTCTAAGCTTGAGGTGATTATGTTGGTGAATAATAACAGCAAGGTTGAGATAGAAACAGAAAATTCGTTGGGTTGGGaccacctctcatttcaatcgTTAAAGGTCATTGTACTACGTGATTGTAATTTGAACAAGCCCACTGGAAATGTTCCCAAGTTTCTATTTGACCAGCACGAATTGGAAATAGTTGATTTGTCTCACAATAAGTTGAAAGGAAACTTCCCCAATTGGTTGCTTGAAAACAACACAGGACTGCAAGAGCTAAATCTTCGAAATAATTCTTTCGTGGGTCAAATTCATTTGCCACCAAATCGCTACAAGAGTATTTCATTTATGGATTTCTCTGACAATTGCTTAGATGGTCAACTTCAAGAGAATATTGGAAAGATAACTCCAtgcataaaatatctaaatcttTCCCAAAATCTTATTGAAGGTTATCTTCCGTCCTCAATTGGTGACATGAGATATTTGGAGTATTTGGACTTGTCCTCTAATAATTTCTCGGGAGAGTTACCAACGGAATTATTTGCCACTTGCACCTCCTTGAATCTTTTGAATTTAGGCAATAATCAGTTCACAGGAACAATTCCTGGATGGATAGGAAACATGACACGTTTGTTGACTATTGTCTTGAGTAACAACTCTTTTGAAGGTCAGGTTCCATGTGGACTAGAGTCAGTTCAATTAGTAGACCTTTCTCATAACTCACTTTCAGGATCATTACCTTATTGCTTGAATCTACGATTTGTTGAGCACCTACATTTGCAAGGAAACAAACTTACAGGTCCAATACCAAAAGCTATTTTCAATTCATCATCTCTTTCAACATTAGACCTTAGAGATAATAGCTTTTTTGGTAGCATCCCTGATGAAATCGGTGCACTTTATAACTTAAGAATACTTTTGTTGAGGGGCAACTATTTCAGTGGTATAATTCCAAATCAGTTGTGTTGGTTAAATAAGATAGACATAATGGATCTCTCCAAGAACTCTCTTTCTGGGACAATACCGCACTGCTTTCACAACATGTCCTTTGGAAATATAGATGATCTTGTCTATTATAGATTTCCTTCTATGTCTTGGTTCATTGGATTAGGTTCTACATTCCAAAGGCTCCAAGAATGGAATTGGGAAGGAGATAACATGGTGATGTGGATAGAATATGATGATCCTGTTGAGGTTGAGTTTGTAACAAAACGTAGGTCTAACTCCTACAGTGGTTATATCCTTAATTATATGGCTGGATTGGATTTGTCATGCAACAAGCTAACAGGTACAATCCCACCAGAACTAGGAGAGTTATCTTCAATTCGTGCATTGAACTTGTCTTACAATCAGTTGACAGGTTCCATTCCacaaaaaatctcatatttGGACAAGTTGGAGAGTTTAGACCTTTCTCACAACAATTTGAGTGGAGAAATTCCTTCAGTATTGATTGATATGAACTTTCTGGGAGTGTTTACTGTGGCTTACAACAACTTATCAGGTAAAGTTCCAGACATGAAAGCACAGTTTGCAACATTTGATAACAGTAGTTACGAAGGAAATCCATTTCTTTGCGGACAACCACTAGAGAATAGATGCACCAAAATAGACGAGTCACATCCATCACCAACAAAATCTTCAAATGCAAGTGAAGGGAAATGGTATGAAATAGATCCTCAAGTATTCTTTGCAAGCTTTACCGCATCttatattgttttcttcttgggTGTAGCTACTCTTCGTTATATTCGTCTTTATTGGCAATAA